ttcttcattactacctactctgacctcctgagcgcccgcgggccccctaaagaagcaacagcgcgacccccaagtcgccagcccacttctcgtgctagcctgtaattgaagtggatcccatctcgtttaaaaccaccacaacttctcacttccctgtttacttcgacaacctcgaagcccttctctcggctcattttccatattgcctcattggcagccattgcggctctttgtacgtgactgtcacgcacaggcacctccggcatcgtgcacaccacgatctgcacctgaggggatagctcgcgcaggtcgtccacccccttcgccaagcgctgggctagtcctggctcTTTCCTGTTTAGggcgtcatttagcccacctgctactacgacaaggttgcccacgtgggcattttccgtgagcttttcttttgctcgctccatgacagaactcagtgtccgccctggaaatgtccctaccgccactcttttgtcgcctttcaccctctccacaatggCTTTtaagcacccagccatgtttgagtcgccagcgataatcaccctttcactcactcctacctctccctgcttccctgtgtccttttccgcgtgattcagaCTCAACgaagggcattgtcccctgggctcctgctttttccgcttGGCGgcttcaaggtaggtgccgctctttccagcttcctgtggctgcaacgtcgcctcactcggggcgtgttgcgctgcttcactatagctacgccgatttaccggcggcgagctggcgaccgcttgctttggctccctgcctctcacttcgcctgtcgggtctaccctactttctgggtctttgccaccgctttggtgtcctgacccgacattctccgctgcccgcgtctcaagcgcatcgagccgcTTTTTCAGTTTGGCGCTCCTTTGTTtctcttcctcaagctcggccacagtccttgctaactgcgcggcctgggccgcctccaccctgacgaaattttcaactttcgcctgcagtgctacccgcttctcctgctcctccctcaggtttgccttaagctcttcgaacttagccgcccaattcccttccagtttttggacggcttccctgacgccctcgcacgacctgcacgtgaagctagacccctccgcgtctgctaaattctggaatttagtctcgtcgaggaagcagcatcgcaggcactcgtcgcactgcacttgctccccgtcccccgcggccttcacgttcttcgatttcatcgctaggcctacgtccctaggcccaacgagcaagttcgccaaatcactcacgcaaagccgacctcgaccgctatcccaaacaaaaataaagaattatcacCCCCTACTCCATataagaatccgaagagctagctgaaagaattaaataagcctatcaaataggtccctcctaccacctaggcctaacggggtAGCCGCCAGACCTaaacaaagccggtacgtttactactcctaccaagaattcaaaaattggaggacgcttaagcttcgccttcaagagtggaacgcggcagcgttcccgtcgatccaccaaggggtgtaagacaatgggctacggcgcagcgatcacttacgaggcgccccgcatcggacgcggtgagcgtcgagcaacgcagcgttcagcgcggcaacgaaacgtgcgcctgagcgaGTGGTGCACGCCttagccttagaaacagctcgtttctaaggcaacaccgcattccctagaggcgcttttgtaccgctttgaagcatcgaactcgtggctgagtcgACTTCCTCTTCAGCCACCGAGGTGAGCGGACGCGGAATGTCGGGCTCTTCGCGAGCGGCTTCAGCGACCCTTTTGGGCCGCGGTATCAGGTCAACTGAAAAACCAGGTCAGGACTACCAAATGATTTTACCAACGCTGCCAACAGGTGCGTCCGTTCTGCATACGGTGTTTTTACATGGTGACGTTAAGGCGAGGCCTTACAGAGTGGGACATTTTCGAGACGCTCTTACACGGCTGTCTCTCATGCCGGAAGTGGTTGCACTGGGTGCTTATCAAATGAACCATCTGTGGGCGGTGACTTTCAAGGACGAAGAAGGGAAAAAGAAGAATATCGCTGCAGACGCGTTTGATGTCAAGGACCACCGCTGTGTGGTCGTCGACCCGTGTGACAGAGGCGTCCGTATCAAGCTCTACTGGCTCCTTCATGGTGTACCTGACGACGACGTTCGCACTGCCTTGTCGCCTTTTGGCAAGGTGACTGAGATCACCAGGGACAGGTGGCGGGTACAAGGATGCGTTGACGAAGGGTCAACCACCCGTACTGTCACTATTAGGCTGAAAGCAGGCGTCACCGCTGAAGACTTGCCCCACCAGCTGCGAGTGGCGGAAGATGTTGCGCTCGTGCACGTCCCTGGCAGAGCTCCCCTCTGCCTCCGATGCCGTGGCATCGGGCACATACGACGCGAGTGCCGTGTACCACGCTGTGGGCTTTGTCGTCgtttcggccacgacgagacccagtgcgtcCGAACCTATGCCACAGTGACAGGCCCAGCATTGAAGGAAGATGTCACAGATCACTTGATGGACGTGGTCGACGCAGGGGAAGCCGCAGGCGAAGGGAAAGAGACCCAGCCCTCGGCGTTAACGCCCCTGAAGAAGGCAACGACTGTTAATGAAGACGAGTCATCGGACGGCTGGAAAGACCCATGGTATGACACGATGGAACCAACTAACTCAACAGAGGTCGAGGTAAAAGAGGCCAAAGATACGTGCACATCAACAGAAGTGACGACCGGCGAACAGCATGACACTGATGACACCGTGATGGCAACGTCAAGTAGTGCACCTGCTAAGAGGCTTCACGAAGAGGCGGATGAGCAAGAGGAAAAGGATCAAGAGACTGGGAATGATGAGCCTCCTCCGAAAGCTACCCCGGGACGCCGACCGGCGTTCAAGCCCAAGCCCGGCGTTCCAGCCAAACGCCGTTCTACAACCTAGACGCCTCCGCGTTAGCGGAGGCGTTCCTGGGTTAGAAAAAATTGTTGTTAGGGTCTGGGGACTGGGGTTTGTGGGCAGGGTGTGCGTCGGCCGTCGTCATTCGGCTATGAAGTCCAGAAAACCATGGTCCGCCTCCGTAGACCGTCGAGTCATCGCAGCAGATGTGAGACGGACGATGTGTGGTAATTGGTTTAGTTTCTCCTCCCGTTAAATGGTAGCTAATTTTTCGACTGGTCTTTGTGTCGCGACGCTGAACGTGCGTGGACTTAGCGGGCGTAGAAGGCAATGCCAAGTTAACCGTATTCTTATTGAAAATAATATTGACTTATTGGCcattcaagaaacaaaaattgcaacTGATGAATGCACGGAGCAAATGGTTAACGTTTTCCGCCCTAGATATACCGTAAGTGTATGTCATGCGGCGGGTAGGTCTGGGGGCTGCCTTATTCTTTTGCGTAGCAGTATTGCTGTAGTTGAAGCCGTCACCTCATCCCAGGATGGTAGAATGGTCCTCTGCGATGTTACTTTTTCAGAGATGCCTTGGAGGGCTATATGTGTTTATGCTCCGAACGTAGCGCGGGAGCGGGAAGTATTTTTTGGTGATATTCAGCAGTACTTGAATTGTGAAAGACATGTCATATTActgggtgattttaattgtgtttgcTTTCCAGAAGATAAATCTAAGTTGACTAGTGTTTGTGATAAAAGTGCGTTGCTTTTAAGTTCGATTGTAAGGCAACAAGAGCTTGAAGACATTGGTTATGTGTTGTCAAGCGGAAATCATACCATGTATACGCACTATCAAGGTCAGTGTCATGGCAGGCTAGACAGAATTTATGCTCCGTTAACCTTTGTACCGTTATTTTCAAGTTATCAAGTGCTACATGTTAGTTTTAGCGATCATTGCCTCGTTATGTCAACcataggaaagaaacaaaaaccatCGAAATTCAGCTGGGACTTATGGAAGTTAAATGATAAGCTTTTGCAAGACGACGTTTTTCAAAAAGCAGTTCAAGAAAAGCTCGAAAATTTGCTCAGCATAACTACGTCAGCGTTCTTCATTGCAGAATGGGAACTCTTCAAAAGAGACGTTAAATTAACCGCGATTGAAAGAGCATGCGTAGTCTAtcacaaagaaaaagagcgtgaGAAGGAATTACACCTTAGGCTAAAATACATGCTCACCGCAGAAAGCTCTTCGCCTGGATTATTTTCGAAAGAAATCAAGGAAGTTAAGTCGGAACTTGAAGTCATGGATGAAGAAAAGTACAGGGGTGCGATATTAAGGGCAAGGGCGGAGAGTTTATGGATGGGGGAGACGCCTACCAAGCGAGCAATAAGTGATTAGAAGAAACACGCTGTTTccaaagaaataacagaaataacTTATCAAGGGGAAGTCACTAGTGATGTTGGAATGATTGAACACGCTTTTGAGTCTTATTATGAAAGTTTGATGGGAAAAACACATGTGATATCGAAAGGTATAGAACTGACTTCTTGCCATTAATGCCAACATTATCAGACGAGGTCTGTGAAGCGCTTGACAGACCAATAAGCCTTTCAGAAGTTGAGGATGCGATTGATGAACTTAGTCCCGGCGAGTCACCGGGGCCTGATGGTCTGGGAGGGGCTTTCTATAAGTGCTTTAAAAGTGAAATAGCTGTAGCATTACATCGAGTGATAAGGGAGATGTACGAGAATAAGGAAGCACCTCcttcttttcggacatcgcacGTTATTTTAATTCCTAAAGCAAAAGATCCTGCGCGACTTGTGGCGGTTGAAGCCTACAGACCAATAAGCTTGACGAATACGGACTACAAAGTTTACACTAAAGTACTGGTGCGACGATTGCAGACCGTTATAAAAGAACTTGTGGGCCCCCATCAGACATGCGGTATCAAAGGCAGATCGATCTTTTCGAATATACATACTGCAAGGACCATACTGGAATGCTGCGATGAAAGAGAGGACAGAGTCGCTATGATACAAATTGAccttgaaaaggcttttgacagagtCGTCCATGATGTCATATTTTTGCTCTTAGAACATGTTAAAGCCGGTGCAGTGATAACAGATGGAGTAAGAATGGTGTACAAAGATTGCACTGCGAAGTTAGTAATTAATAGGAAATTAGGCGCCAGTATAAAAGTGGagtcatcagtaaaacaaggatgctgtttgtcacctcttttatttgccttgtatttggagcctttctgtttgaaaataattaaaagccaaTCTATTCGTGGGTTTATCTACGCAGGAATTGAGACTAGAGTtctggcttatgcagatgacgtggcaATTTTTTGCCGTGATACAGAAAGCGTGAATAACACTATGAAAGAGGTTGTTTCTTTTTGCGCCGCAACTGGAAGTGTTGTCAGCTGGACTGAGTGCCTAGGTTTATGGCACGGCAGCTGGACACAGGTACCCGAGTATTTTTGCAATATGAACTGGAGCGTTACCCCTGGAAAATATCTTGGGGTGCCATTACAACATTATCGTGACAGTTCCGCGTATTGGATCGAAAAAGTAAAAAGAGTTAAAGATCAGACAGAAAAGTGGGGCGGGCATAATTTTTCGATGTTTTCAAGAGCTAgtgtttgcaatttgtttttagtTACAAAGGTGTATTATGTACTACAAGTGTTATGCATGGCAAGGATTTCGGTGCAGAAACTTCACAGAGTGTTTGCAGTATATATATGGGGATCCACTTGGGAGAGAACTAGCCGATGTAACTTGTTTCATTCGGTGAAGAATGGAGGACTAGGATTaacacatttgtttttgaaacagattGTTAGTAGGTTCTTTTTCTTAAGGGACCAAAGTGATATATTTCTGCGTACTGTTATTCAAGTGAGATTGAGTTCTTCTTTGCCTGAGTGGGTTGTCTCATCAACAAATGAACGTACTCGAACACCAACTGGCTTTCTGATGGAAGTTGttatgtccttttctttattgaaagcgcatttttcgaatgaatttttgacttcagtgacgcgtaagaaactttatagtgatctggttgatgttttcttgccgcatcCTGTTTACCGTATGATGTATAACTTAGGACCTGAACGCAATGTGCTGAAACGCGTTAGAAAAATGCCGGTTAGATCTTCAGCGAAAaccttcttttttcaattgcattcgggcactctccttgtgaagccatggctgcaaagcaagggcttctttgttccatggtctgttaactgcatcatatgtaagaaacctgaaactattgagcacatcttcttggattgccatgactcagttttcttgtgggatgttctcaaacgaactctgaagaaagACCTGCCGTTAAGTCCTTTCGGTATTCGTTTCTTACCGTGTGCAGACACAGGGGAAGTGCCGGCTGACTTgataatgcttttgtgtatgagcagcgtgtggaaaacgcgtatggatgtcaggaatgcccgcgtagatgaacggtctgcgagggaacacctaaatgaaagtcttaggtacacgcgtgatgtcctcaagcacatgattgaaccgccagagtggtttctggagcttgacactttggtgtctgtgatatcctctttgagtgccttttaaatatgtacagtctGTCGAAGTGATGTAATATTATTTTCCTGCACCAAGTGACCTACTTTGTACGCGTTTGAGTGATGTTGAAAtcaaggtaagaaaaaaaaaaaaaactcgtggctgagtggtagcgtctccatctcacactccggagaccctggttcgattcccacccagcccatcttgcaagttgttttttattcatgaagtgcctgccgggatttatcgctcacggccaatgccgccgacgccgacaccgatgacaccggcttttctgcgacacgagctctttaacgctgtcgcgttagaatttgcgcccctactccatgcaaaagaaaacacttcaaaacactagctaataaagataaaagagtacttagctacgaacgaagtcgctgaagcctcgcgcacaggagcgtccgcgagccacGACCAACCACCACCTCAGTtgactagggtgcctcgatgtgcgcCCGCTCTCCGCGGAGGGTGGCGCCACTCTTggaaggggtcgtcgccgccaAAACCGGTTCTCGGGAGGCGCCGCCGCCATTTTCTTGCATTCCGTTCCCGCCGGCACGCCGACTCCTTCCCTACACGGAAAGCGGCATTCTTCACGCAGTCTCTTTGCagaatgcctggctgctgcgTTCCCCAGTGCACTAACAGCGCTAAGAATGGCTGGAGAATGTTTTCATTTCCTAGAGGCCAAAAAAGACGACTTCTGTGGACTGCGAAAATCAAGCGTGACAAGTGGCAGCCGACGAACTATATCATGTATCTGCAGTGTAAGTACTCAATTTCTCAGCAACGCCAAATCTATTTCTAGGCTTACGTACAGCTTGTCTGTTCAACTGTTTCTAAAAACCAGACGTACGATTTTATGTGTTCATGTTAGAGCCGTCATCATGCTTTTGTGGCCTTGTGATGTTTGATCGCTGCAAACGGACGTAGCCTCTTAGAGCTGGGGGCCGACATGAAACCCCAGGCACATTTGCAGCTCTATTTATTTCGCTTGGCATCACGAAATAAGGCACAGCCTTATAAAAATGTAAACGATCTTTCTCAGCCACGAAGCGTGATCTGGAGCGCATCACGCTTACTTCACCAAAAGTCCTCGCTACCCACTTTTGACAGGCGCATATAGCAGTGTGGAGGGCGAATCCCGGAGCTCGAAACAGCATGCGACGTGTTATGCTCGCGCTTACGCCGTGTTGCTTCAAATGAAGGTCCCTTATACTTTttattgtgtgcgaaaattatgCTATTCATGACATTTATTCCAGCTTATCATAAGTCACGGAAGTAGCGCATGGAGGTGAACAAAATTTGTGAATTACGCCTTATTTTGTGCATGTGTGCAGATGTGAGCCCATATGCGTGCCGGTGTCAGTTCGTTCGGTTTCCTTCTTTTAATGTCATTTAATCTTATTTCTCGGGTGAATAAGGCACCTATATTAACAATTTTTCGTGCAGGCTCACTTTGAAGAATCCTGTTTTGAACAAAACCGAGCAGATGGATGGAAGAAGCTGAAGCCAAATGCTGTACCAACGGTGTTCCCATTCAGAGGTAGGTATTTCCCATTTGATTCACCGCCTCATTCTTTGAAAGTGCATACATTCGTTACCGAAAGAGTGGTGGTCGCTCGGAAACATTTCAGCAGTATTTGAGCCGCTGGCCCGACATGCGTCACTTATTTTGATTTTAACaggttatgtatgtatgtatgtatgtatgtatgtatgtatgtatgtatgtatgtatgtatgtatgtatgtatgtatgtatgtatgtatgtatgtatgtatgtatgtatgtatgtatgtatgtatgcacgcacgtacgtacgtatgtgcgcgtgtgtgtatcaATGCTGCTTCTGCCGCTCTTATCGAGAAGCATTTCTACCTAATAAGTTGTACTGCCGATCGGTTCGCGCAACAACTTTAATCTCAACGCACCCACTTAACACATTTCCTCTTGAAAAAGGGAATCAGTCGCGTTGGCTAATTAATGTGTAATTAACCAAGGCGACATTGTAATTAATACAGGGAGTGGATACCTAGTCAGGTTCTTATGTATACCTATTTGCCCCCCTACCCTTAGGTTTTCTTTCTGGAAAACTAAAAACTCAATAAAAATGGCCGAGACGCTGGCCATGCCTTGTTTCCGCATTGTcttcattttccatattccttgATACCGCGTTTTCCCTCATCTTAGTGCTTAGTTTGATAATCGGTTTGTGTACCTTTCTGCTTCCAGTTGCTCTAAGGAAGCAAAAGCCACCTAGAGACAGAACGCAGCCTGTGCCCATATCCACCAATGAAGAGGTAAGCAACCCCGCTGAAGTACCTCACGCCGGATCAGAGGCAGGGGAAATGCTCCCCGAGTCAACTCACACGGTATCGCAAGAGGCGTCGTCGAACAACTTCCAAGTCAACAACCCAGGTGACGAAGCTTTGAACGTCGGAATCCCAAGCTCGACAGATGAAGCTCCCACAGCTAGTGAGGCGCAAAGGAATTGTGCTGAGTTGAAAAAGCAGTTGGCAGACATGGAAAGAAAATACGCCACTCTTCAAGAACATCACACAATTGCTAAGAACGCAATCCAAAACCTCAAAAAGCAAGTGCAAAATCTTGAAAGTAAGGCGAATAATTTCGCAAGAAATACGCGTTTCTTAAATTCAGATCAGATTTCCGCTCTTTCTAAATATAGCACTCAGGGTCACACATGGTCTGCGGAGACAGTTAAACAAGGTTTGCAAATTAAGTTTGCTTGCGGAACGACCGGCTATGAGACACTGAGGAAGTTGGGTTATCGTCTTCCGTCCAGCAGGACGTTGGCGCGGAGGATCCAGGGACTGAGGTTCCTTCCAGGAATTCTTCAAGAAGTTTTTGATGTCATGAAGTGCAAGGCTGAGACTATGGAAAACGTGGAAAAAGACTGCGTGCTGTTTCTAGACGAGATGGAAATAGCTACAGCGTTTGAATTGGATAGAAGTGAAGACATTCTCCTTGGAGGTACAACACTTCCTTCAAAGCCAGAGGAGCCCGCCAATCACGCGTTGGTGTTCATGTTGGGCGGAATTAATCAGCGGTGGAAGCAAGTCATCGGATATGAATTCACTGGCCGACACGTGGAAGGTGCCCTGCTCAAAGACTATGTTCTCGACATCACCCGGCGCTGTAGCCAGATTTCCCTAAGAGTCCGTGCAGTGACATGTGACATGGGATCAGCAAATCGAGCAGTGTGGCGAGAATTCGGGTTTTCGAGCCACACAAATTACACCACAGTGTGCTCGATACCACACCCATGTTTGGACGGTAAAGAGCTTTTTTTCACTGCCGATGCAGCACATGTGTTGAAGAACCTACGAGGGCAACTTTTAAGCTCCAAAGTCTTTACACTGAGTGCTGCCACCGTGCTCGATAACAACCTTCCGTCACCGAACGTGAAACTGGAGCACGTCCAGGCAGTGGTGGACTACGACGCAGAGAGGGAACTTAAAGTAGCCCCTGCCCTAGGCTATCGGAGGTTCATGTGAGCAGCGGCCACTTCACAAAAATGAAGGTTAGTGTAGCTCTCCAATTGTTCAGAGAAGCTGCACCGGCCATCCGATTTTTGGTAAAAGAAGGGCTACTTGACCCATCTGCCGAAACGACAGCATGGT
The sequence above is drawn from the Dermacentor andersoni chromosome 7, qqDerAnde1_hic_scaffold, whole genome shotgun sequence genome and encodes:
- the LOC126533278 gene encoding uncharacterized protein; translation: MSGSSRAASATLLGRGIRSTEKPGQDYQMILPTLPTGASVLHTVFLHGDVKARPYRVGHFRDALTRLSLMPEVVALGAYQMNHLWAVTFKDEEGKKKNIAADAFDVKDHRCVVVDPCDRGVRIKLYWLLHGVPDDDVRTALSPFGKVTEITRDRWRVQGCVDEGSTTRTVTIRLKAGVTAEDLPHQLRVAEDVALVHVPGRAPLCLRCRGIGHIRRECRVPRCGLCRRFGHDETQCVRTYATVTGPALKEDVTDHLMDVVDAGEAAGEGKETQPSALTPLKKATTVNEDESSDGWKDPWYDTMEPTNSTEVEVKEAKDTCTSTEVTTGEQHDTDDTVMATSSSAPAKRLHEEADEQEEKDQETGNDEPPPKATPGRRPAFKPKPGVPAKRRSTT